From a single Syngnathus scovelli strain Florida chromosome 2, RoL_Ssco_1.2, whole genome shotgun sequence genomic region:
- the LOC125988634 gene encoding probable glutamate receptor: MKGYIAVIFSVAALSRYAFAAGTKELSITTIKQDPYAMSKGSGGELEGYCIDMISELSHMLGFRYKLHVVKDNRYGAMDSSGNWNGMIGEIIRGEADLAVAPLTVTSIREQYVDMTTPFMQTGISFILQKDEHPFSLLAPFSIETWVGILIAFMLTGLCIFLVGRISPTEWAEPDTDQHQFTLLHSYWYIIGALTLQGAGPHPKAVSGKLVSAIWWLFAILLLACYLANFNSALQLDKEHNSIKTFEDLANQDKIDFGTVENGSTMRFFKDSKIAVYRRIYQQMERKKSYVPNMEEGVRRAREGNYALIGETVSLDLDVARHCELTRSEDVISMRAYSIAARQGSPLIKNLTMAIRQLSESGELSYLRDKWWTSSCMDDDEARTSDTLRPYDLRGLFILLGLGLGVGLLFAVLELLFKARDRALEQKKSCCSVLTSELTRRFGGEGEAAQQVATDKSKA; the protein is encoded by the exons CAAGACCCGTACGCCATGAGCAAAGGCTCTGGAGGAGAGCTGGAGGGCTACTGCATCGACATGATCTCCGAGCTCAGCCATATGCTTGGCTTTAGATACAAATTGCATGTGGTGAAGGACAACCGCTACGGAGCCATGGATTCCAGCGGCAACTGGAATGGAATGATCGGTGAAATCATCAGAGGA GAAGCagacctggctgtggcgccaCTGACCGTCACCTCCATCAGAGAGCAATATGTGGACATGACAACGCCCTTCATGCAAACAGGCATCAGTTTCATTCTGCAAAAAGACGAGCACCCATTCAGCCTTCTGGCACCCTTCTCCATTGAGACGTGGGTGGGCATCCTCATTGCCTTCATGCTCACTGGTCTTTGCATATTCCTTGTGGGCAg GATCAGTCCCACTGAATGGGCCGAGCCTGACACAGACCAGCACCAATTCACTTTGCTGCACAGCTACTGGTACATCATAGGAGCGCTCACACTGCAAG GTGCTGGTCCTCATCCTAAAGCTGTGTCTGGAAAACTAGTTAGCGCCATCTGGTGGTTGTTTGCTATACTGCTGCTCGCGTGCTATTTGGCCAACTTCAACTCTGCGCTGCAATTGGACAAAGAGCACAACTCGATCAAGACTTTTGAAGACCTCGCCAACCAAGACAAAATCGACTTTGGCACAGTGGAAAATGGATCCACTATGCGTTTTTTTAAG GATTCAAAGATCGCCGTGTATCGCCGCATCTACCAGCAGATGGAGCGTAAGAAGAGCTATGTGCCAAATATGGAGGAAGGCGTCCGTCGCGCTCGGGAGGGAAACTACGCCCTCATTGGTGAAACTGTGTCCTTGGATTTGGATGTGGCTCGCCACTGTGAACTGACCCGTTCAGAGGATGTCATCTCCATGAGAGCCTATAGCATCGCTGCacgtcagg GCTCGCCATTGATTAAAAACCTCACCATGGCCATTCGTCAGCTGAGCGAATCTGGCGAGCTGTCTTATTTGCGGGACAAGTGGTGGACCAGCAGCTGCATGGATGACGACGAGGCCCGCACCTCAGACACCCTCCGACCTTACGACCTGCGGGGTCTCTTTATCCTTCTCGGTCTCGGTTTGGGTGTGGGCCTCCTTTTCGCCGTGCTTGAGCTCCTATTCAAGGCTCGCGATCGGGCCTTGGAACAGAAG AAATCATGCTGTTCAGTACTGACCTCTGAGCTTACTCGACGCTTTGGCGGTGAAGGAGAGGCGGCACAGCAAGTCGCAACCGACAAAAGTAAAGCCTGA